In the Burkholderia contaminans genome, CAACGCGGCGGGCAGCAGCACGTCGCACAGCAGCGCGAAGCGGCCGAGCCCGTAGTGCCGCGCCATCTCGACGAGATCGCGCGGCGCGTCGTGCACGCCCGTGTACGCGGCCAGCGCGACCGGAAAGAACACGGCCTTGCCGACGACGACCAGCTTCAGCGGCTCGTCGACGCCGATCAACAGGATCAGCAGCGGAATCAGCGTGAGCGTCGGCACCTGCCGCAGCAGGTCGAACGTCGGCCGCAGGTAATCGGCGAACAGCCGGCTGCGCGCAAGCAGGATGCCGAATGCCGCACCGCCGGTCGCACCGATCACGAAGCCGAGCGCGAGGCGATGCAGCGTGATCAGCAGGTTGTCGCGCAATTCGCCCGTGTCGAGCAGCGTGCGCAGCGTTGCCGCGAGCCGATCCGGCGGCACGACGAGCTGAGGCGGGAACCAGCGCTGCGCGCTCGCAAGCCACCACAGCGCGACGAACGCGACGGGCGTGGCCCACCACAGCGCGATGCCGCCGAGCCGTGCGGGTCCGGGCAGGCGCAGCGCGCGTGTGCCGTTCGACGCGAGGGCATGCATTGGCATCAGCGGCTCGCGACGTGCGCCGCGTCCGCGCGCCAGTAGCCGTCGAGCCCGAGCTGCTTGAGCGCGGTCGACACGAACGTCGGCGCGAGCAGCGCGTTCACGTCGACCGGCGCGGACGTCAGGCCGGCCTGGCGGCTGTACGCGATGACGTCGCGGTAGTGGCCGGTCAGCGCGGGCGTGAAGAGCGGCGTCCATTGCTCCTTCCACGGTGTCGCCTCATCCGCGTATTCGCGGCGCACGACGCTTTCCGGCTGGCCGGACGCGCTCGGGATCTTCACGTACGCGTCGCGGTTCTGCGGCTGCGAGATCCAGTGCGCGGCGCGCACGTAGGCCGTCGCGACGAGCTGCGTGATGTCGGGGTAGCGCCGCACGAAATCGTCGGACGCCCACAGTTCCGCGCGCATCTTCCAGTCGTCGGGCGCGGTCTTGGTCGACCAGATGATCTTGCCGACGTTCTTGTCGACGAGCGAATACGCGTCGGACAGCGTGAAGAAGCCGTCGACGCGGCCGGCCGCGACGGCCGCCGCGCCGGCCTGCGGGTCGAGGTTGTAGATCCTGAAGTCGGACAGCTTCAGCCCGTTCTCGGCGAGCAGCTTGCTGAACGTGACTTCCCACGGCCGGCCGCGATTGAGCGCGATGCGCTTGCCCTTCAGATCGACGATCGACTTCGCAGTCGAGCCGGCCGGCACGACGAGATACGTGTTGCTGCCGACACCGCCCGGCACGATCAGGCGCGTATGCGTGCCCGATGCGTTGACGACGACCGACGGCAGGTCGCCGTAGCCGGCGAAATCGATGCTGCCGTTCGTGAACGCTTCGTTCACGAGCGTGCCGACCGCCGCGGTCGACACCGGCACCCATTGCAGCGTCACGTGTCGCGCGGCGAGCGCCTTCTCGAGCGACTTGTCGGCGTCGATCAACGCGGAGGCGCCCGCGTATTGCGTCTTGCCGCCGCTCGAATAGGCGACGACGGCGATCCGCACGACCTTGGGCGCGTCTTCAGCGTGAGCGGCGGGTGCTGTGAGCGACGCGACGGCCAACGGCAGCGCGGCGAGCAGCGCGCGCAGCGGGCGGCGCAGCGACGTGAGGGAGAGTATGGGTTTCATGATGGTTCCGAACAGTGAACGGAAAAGGGGCTCACGCACGTTTCTGCAGTGACGGCCGCAGCACGTCGGCGAGCGGCCGAGGATCGATCCAGTCGGCGACGTCGAAGTCGGCTTCCAGAAAGCCGTGGTCGTGCAGGAACGTCTTGAAGTCGTCGAGCGCGGCGATCGATTCGTCGTCGAGGTTGACGCCGAGATGCCGGTGCAGCTGGTTGCCGTACGCGGCGCGGACCCAGTCGATCGACGACGCGGTTTCGCCGGCCACGTAGTGCGCGGTTTCGTCGGGATGCGTGCCGGCCCATTCGCCGGCGGCGACCACGAGTTTCAGGAAGCCGGCGACGATGTCGGGATGGTTCGCGAGCACGTCCGCGTTGACGGTCAGCGGGCGCGGCGTGCCGTTGTTGTTGCGGATCGCGCGCTCCGGATGAAAGCCGATGTCGATCACCACGTGCGCGCCGATCAGTTGCGCGATCTCGAGGCCGGTCGACCCCTTCACGTAGATCGCGTCGACCTCGCCGCGCAGCAGCGCGCCGGCTTCGGCCGCGTACAGCGCGCGGCTCGAAAAGCCTTGCGGCGACGCGAACAGGTTCGCCGCGCGCGCCGGTCCGACGGCCTGAAGCGTGCGTGCGCGCACGTCGACGAGTTCGACGTCGCGCGTGGTCAGCCCGTCGAGGCTCAACGCGTTGACGAAGCCGCGCAGCGCCGACGCGCGAAAGATGTCGATGCGGTCGTCGGGGCGGCTCGGAATCGCGATGCGGCGCCCGCGCAATGCCTTCACCGAGCGGATGCCCGATTCGGGCCGCGCGAGGATCAACTGCGATTCGTCGACCCACGACAGCCCGATCACACGCGTATTCGCGCCGTTCGAGCGCGCCCACATCGCGGGGATGCTGCCGCCCTGGCGGAACGACTGCGCGAGCGTGTGATCGCTGATCGACGACACGTCGTGCCGCGTGTCGCCGCGCGGCGAGCGGATCGCGACGCCATCGGCCGACGTTTCGCCGTTGAGCCAGCCGAGATGCACGGCGATGCCGAGCGGCGTCGGCACGGGCGAGCGGGCGTACCAGAACGTCTGTTGCTTGTCCGATGACGAATCGGGCCTGTCTGTCATGGGTGAGATTCCCTCTCTGCGTAAGCATGGTTGAAGCCCGGTCGCGCACGGTGTCGGTGTCGCACGCGCGGGCCGGTCAACGTTGCAAGTTCCGGGCCAGTGAACGGAAACGGCGCGGCCGCACGCGGCGCGGGCATCGCGCGGGAGAGGTGGTGCGCGCGCCGACGCATGGCCTGTTGCGCCAGCAACAGTCGCGACGGCCGCTGTTGCGCGCGCAGCAGCGGTGCGGCCGGTGCAGCACGGCGGTACGGGCGTGTCGCCGCGGCATGGGCGAGCGCGGGCGGATGCGATCCGATTGCCGCTGATGGCCGGTGTGCAAGGCACCGGGCAGGTTCGCCGGCAGCCACGCACGCGCCGAGGCGAGCGCGTTGGCACACCGCGTGCTTTACAGCGCAGCACACGCGCGGCACGCCGATGCCGCACGCAATCCGAATGGCCCGACCAGGAGAACTCCGATGGCTGTTGAATTTTTGTGGCGCCTGCCGATGCACGGTGACGGCAGGCGCGCACACGACCTGCATACGCGCGGCGAATGGAACCGCCAGCGCGCATCGCGCGTCGCGCCGAAAGTCGATGACGACGATTTCGGCTACATCGACTATCTGTCGCAGGTCGCGCGCGCGGCCGATATCGCCGGCTTCCACGGCGCGCTGATTCCGATCTTTCGTTTTACCGAGGAACCGTGGGTCGTGGCGGCCGCACTGGCGCGCGAGACGCGCCGGTTGCGGCTGCTGATCGCGCTGCAGCCGCATTTCGTGCATCCGGTCTATGCGGCGCAGATGGCCGCGAGCCTGCAGCGGATCAGCCGCGGGCGTGTCGAGTGGAACGTCGTCACGGGCGGCGGCGGCCCCGACCAGCGTGCCTACGGCGACTTCATCGACCACGACAGCCGCTATGCGCGCACCGACGAATTCCTCGATGTCGTGAAGGGCGTCGCGGCCGGCGCGCCGTACACGTTCGACGGCCGCTTCTACCGCGTCGAAGCCGGCGGCCTGCTGCCGCCGCTGAGCGGCCAGAAGCCGCCGCGCATCTACCTGGCCGGCGCGAGCGACGCCGCGCTCGCGGTCGCCGCGAAGCACGGCGACGTGCACCTGAGCTGGGGCGAGCCGCTCGCGAAACAGAAGGAGGTGATCGATGCGGCGCGGCGCGCGCTCGATCGCCAGAACGCGGAGCGCGACCTGCGCTTCGGCATGCGCATCGACATCCTGGCGCGCGAGACCGAGGAGCAGGCGTGGGCCGAGTTGCGGCAGATGTTCGCGACGGTGAGCGACGCGACGCGCAACGGCTTCGGCGGGCGCGGCGAATCGTCGGAGTCGGTCGGCGCGAAACGCCAGTTCGCGCTGCACCAGGGCAACACGCAGCACTTCGACGACCTGATCGTCGGCCCGAACCTGTGGGCGGGGATGTCGCAGATTCGCGGCGGCCCCGGCTGCGTGATCGTCGGCAGCCACGAGCAGGTGGCCGAGCGGCTCGCGGAGTACGTCGACATCGGCGTGTCGACGTTCATTCTCGCCAGCAATCCGCATCTCGAGGAGGCGTACCGCGTGGGCGAGGAAGTGCTGCCGCTCGTCGACGGCGCGCTGAACGCGCGCGGCACGCAGGCCGCGCTGCGCGTGGCCGGCGCATGAGCGCGACGGCTTTCCCGCGGCACCCAACGACATCGACAAGGACATTCACCATGACGACACTCGCTGCGCAGGCCACGGCCTGCGACGCACTCTGGTACACGCGCTGCCCGGTGCCGACCGCGCTCGGCATCGCCGTGCACCGCGGCTGGTTCGACGAGGAGTTCGGGCCGGACGGCATCACGCTGAATTCGCTGCAGGAGACGGCGGACGCCGGCAAGCGCGAATCGCATTTCGATCACAGCCTGCCGCACTCGTTCCGGCAGGGCGGCAACATCCCCGCGCTGTGGGCACGGGCACGCGGCGCCGATACGCGCGTGATCGGCCTGTCGTGGACCAACGAATTCCAGGCGATCGTCACGCTGCCCGATCGCGGCATCCGCTCGGTGCGCGATCTGCGCGGCCGGCGGCTCGGGTTGCCGCGCCATCCGATCAGCATCGACTTCTGGCGGGCGGCCGCACTGAAAGGCTTCCTGAGCGCGCTCGAACTCGAAGGGCTCGGGCACGGCGACGCCGAGTGGGTCGACCTGCCCGACGAACGCGAACGTCGCACGGGGCCCGCATCGTTTACGCGCGGCCCGCACGAGTACGGGATCGAGATCGCGGCGCTCGTGCGCGGCGAGGTGGACGCGGTGTTCGTGAAAGGCGTCGAGGGGCTTGAAACCGTGCATCTGATCGACGCGCAGGTCGTCATCGATCTCGGCGCGCACCCCGATCCGCTCGTGCGGATCGGCAACGGCACGCCGCGCACGTTGACCGTCGACCGTGCGCTGATCGACGCGCGCCCCGATCTCGTGAGCCGCTTCCTGTCGGTGGTGGTGGGGGCGGGCGACTGGGCCGCGCGCCATCCGGCGGAGACGGTCGCCTATATCGGCCGCGAGACGCGCGCATCCGACGAATGGGTGCGCTATGCGTACGGCGCGGACGTGCACCGCCATCTGGAGACGGGGCTCGCGCAGACGTCGATCGACGGGCTGGTCGCGTTCAAGGACTTCCTCGTCGAATGGGGTTTTCTCGAACAGGATTTCGATGCGCGTGCGTGGATCGATCCGGCGCCGTTCACGCGCATCGACCGGCAACGCCATGCGTGGGTCGCGTAGCGCGCCGCGGCGCGTCATTGCAAGGAGTCGAGCATGACAGGTCTGACGATCGAATACGGCGTGCCGCCCGCACGTCGGCACGCGGCGCGTGCTGCGCCGCGTGCGGGTGCGAACGCGGTGGCGGCCGGGCGGCGGCCGTGACGCGTCCGCCGTCAGCGGCACCTTCGGCACGGCCGAACGAGACGAAGGCGAAGCCGGGCGCGTGGCGCGTCACGGGGGCGATTGCGCTCGCGGTCGCGGCGTTGCATGCGGGCGTCGCGCTGCTGGCCGCGCGCGCGCCTGCCGCGCCGCCCGTGCAGCCGCCGCGGCCGCTGCCGATGACGGTCGAGCTGACGCGGCCGCCCGAACCGTTGCCGCAGGCCGCGCATCCGCCACCACCGGCGGTGCCGCCGAAGCCGCTGAAGCAGGCGCCGACTCCGCCGAAGCCGCATGCGGCCGTCGCGCATCCGGCGCCGGTGCCGGTGCCGGCCGCCGCGCCGCAGGCCACCCGCGAGGCGGCCCCGCACCGGCGGCGCCCGCCGTCGCCACGCCGGCTCCCGCGCCGGCCGCGCCTGCCGCACCCGTGCGCGAAACCGCCCCGATCGGCGACGCGGCCTACCTGCGCAACCCGGCGCCCGACTATCCGGCGTTCGCGCAGGACCAGGGCTGGGAAGGGCGCGTCGTGCTGCGCGTGCACGTGCTCGCGAACGGCTCGCCCGATTCCGTCGAGGTCCGCACGAGCAGCGGCCGCCGCATGCTCGACACCGCGGCGGTGGCCGCCGTGAAGCGCTGGACGTTCGTGCCCGCGAAGCGCGGCGACGAAGCGGTCGACGGCTGGGTCAACGTGCCGATCGATTTCAAGCTGGGCTGACCCGCCGGGCGGCCCGCCACATTTTCAAAGGAACTCACATCATGAACGGTATCCCGACCACCTTCATCGTCCAGGGCGCGCTCTGGCTGCTCGTCGTCTTCTCCGTCGTCACGTGGACGCTGATCGTCGTGAAGGCGATCCAGAGCCTGCGGGCGAGTGCGCGCAACCGGCGTTACGTCAGCGCGTTCTGGGCGGCGAACAGCTTCCACGAGGCCGCCGCGCTCGACGGCGCGAACAGCCCGGTGGGCGAACTCGCCACGACGGGCTTCGACGCGCTGCGGCGCGCCGACGAGAGCAGCGCGCACGATCTCGAACACAGCTGGAGCCGCCACGACCTGCTCGAACGCCATCTGCGCCAGCAGATCCACAATGCGCGCCGGCGTGAGGAGGCGGGGCTGGCGGTGCTCGCGTCGATCGGCAGCACCGCGCCGTTCGTCGGCCTGTTCGGCACCGTGTTCGGCATCATCCATGCGCTGACCGCGATCACGCACAGCGCGTCGGCGAGCATCGACGTCGTGGCCGGGCCGATCGGCGAGGCGCTCGTCGCGACCGGGATCGGCATCGCGGTCGCCGTGCCGGCCGTGCTCGCGTACAACTTCTTCGTGCGTCGCGTGAAGGCCGCGTCGGCCGATCTCGATGCGTTCGCCACCGATTTCGTCACGCTCGCGCAGAAGGCCGGCTTCCGCGTGCCGGCCGCCGCCGCCGCGCCCGCGCCGGCACGCCGTGCCGACGACACCCGCCAGGAGGCGTTCGCATAATGGCCTTCTCCTCTTCCTCCGACAACGACGACGTGCTCAGCGAAATCAACATCACGCCGCTCGTCGACGTGATGCTCGTGCTGCTCGTCGCCTTCATCGTCACGGCGCCGCTGCTCAACAACGCGGTGCACGTGAATCTGCCGAACACCGTCGCCACGGCGCCGGCCGATCGCAAGCCGAACGTCACCGTGAGCGTCGACGACAAGGGCGTCGTGTATCTCGACAAGCGCGCGGTCGCACTGGCCGCCGTGCCGGCCGAGCTGGCCGCGCTGAAGGCCGGCCGGCCCGACGTCGCGCTCGACCTGCAGGCCGACGAGCACGTGCCGTACGGCACCGTCGCGAAGCTGATGGCCGCGATCGAGCATGCGGGCATCACGCGGCTGTCGGTGCTCACCGCGCCGCGCGGCTGACGCGCGGTTCACGACTCCCTCTACGAACGCATCCATGAGCATCACGGCTTCCTCCAACGTCCAGTCGATCTGGTACACGCGCTGTCCGGTGCCGACGCCGCTCGGCATCGCCGCGCATCTCGGCTGGCTCGACAGCGAATTCGCCGGCGACGGCATCACCGTGCGCGCGCTGCAGGAGACCCAGCACGCGGCGCTGCATCACGCGCACGTCGATCACTCGCTCGACAACGCATTCCGGCAGGGCGGCAGCATTCCCGCGCTGTGGGCGCGCGCGGCCGGCGCCGATACGCGCGTGGTCGCGCTGACCTGGGTCGACGAGGCGCAGGCGATCGTCGCGCTGCCGGAAAGCGGCCTGACGCGGCCGAAGGACCTGCGCGGGCGCCGCATCGGCCTGCCGCGCCGCGACGGCGAGCGTATCGACATCTTTCGTGCGGCGGCGCTGCGCGGCTTCGTCAGCGCGCTGTCGCTCGACGGGCTCGGCCCCGCCGACGTCGAATGGATCGACGTGCCCGCGTCGAACCTGCGCGCATCGGTGTCGACTCCGGCGACGCGCGACGCGGCATTCAGCCATCCCGCGAGCCTGTCGAGCCGCCGGCTCTATGCGGCCGAAGCGGCCGCGCTCGTGCGCGGCGACGTCGACGCGATCTACGTGAAGGGGTCGCTCGGGCTCGAAACCGCGCACCTGATCGGCGCGCAGCCGGTCGTCGACATCGGCTTTCATCCCGATCCGCAGATCCGTATCAACAACGGCTCGCCGCGGCCGCTGACCGTCAATGCGTCGACGCTCGAACGCCATCCCGACATCGTCAGCCGCTTCCTCGCGCGCGTGACCGACGTCGAAGGCTGGGCGCGCGATCACGAGCAGGAAGTGCTCGGCTATCTCGGCCGCGAGACGGGATCGGGCCATGACTGGCTGAGGCTCGCGTACGGCGCGGACGTGCACCGGCGGCTGCGCACGGATCTCGACGAAGCGTCGATCGCCGCGCTCGACGATTTCAAGCGCTTCCTCGTCGAGTGGCGATTCCTGCCGGCCGACTTCGACGTGCGTGCGTGGATCGACCGGCGCGCACTCGACGGCATCGCGACGCTGTCTCGCGGCGCCGCGCGGTGAGCGCGCCGGCACGCGTCGCCGACGCATGGCGGCGCGAGCGCTTCACCCGCGGCTTCATGCTGCTGGCGCTCGCGAGCGGCACGACGATCAGCATGGCGCAGCTCGCGACGACGCTGTACGCGCTCGCGCTCGGCGTCGACAGCGCGCGGCTCGGCATCATCGCGGCGATGGAGCCGCTCGGCATCGCGTTGATGACGCTGCCGGCCGGGCTGCTCGTCGCGCGCTACGGCGCGCGGCGCGTGTACTTCGTCGCGAGCATGGGGCCGATGCTGCTCAATCTCGTCGTGCCGTTTGCCGGCGCCTGGCCGCTGATCGCGCTCACGCAAGTGTTGATCGGGCTGTGCATCCCGTTCCGGATCGTGTCGATCAACGGCGTGTTCCTCGCGCGTCTCGCGCAGATCGGCCTCGCGCGCGCCGGCTGGTACCGTGCGGCGATGTCGGTCGGCACCGGCATGGTCGGGCCGTGGCTCGCGAGCGGGCTGATCGGCGCGCATGGCGCGGTCGCGACGTTCTGCGCGGCATCGGCGAGCTTCGCGGGCATGGCGCTGTTCAGCCGGACGCTGCTCGGCGACGCGCAGCCTCCGGCACCTCGTACACAACCGGAAACCGGCGGCCTGCGCGCATTGCTGGCGCTCGCGTGGAGTCACGACGTGCGCGAGCAGCTCGTGCTGGAAGCCGTGAACAGCGCGACACGTTCGCTCGCCGGCGCGTATACGGTGGTGCTGGCGATTCAGTCGCTCGGGCTGTCGCAAACCAAAGCCGTCGCGCTGCTGACGCTGCAGGGCGTCGTCGCGGTGGTCGCGCTGTTCGGGCTCGGGCATGTCGCGCAGCGGATGACCGCGCGCCGTTGCCAGGCGCTCAGTCTTGCCGGTGGCGTGGCCGGCTTGCTCGCGCTGGGTCTTGCGCGTGACGTATGGATCGTCGGCGCGGGACTCGCCGCGCTGTGCGCCGGGTCGTCGCTGCTGCATCTCGTCAACATGCAGCGCCTCGGCCGCCACCCGGCCGACAAGAGCCAGGTGTCGAGCCTCTACAACCTCGCGTCGATGACGGGCGCGTTCTGCGGCCCGCTGGCCGGCAGCGCGCTCGTGCCGGTCGTCGGGTTGCCGCGCGTGTTTTTGTGCTGGTTGCCGGTCGTCGTGCTGGTTGCGTTCGCGCTGCGCGTCTCGACGGCGCGGCGCGAGGCATCGCAGTCCGCGACTGCGAAGCTGTCCTGACGACCGTCGACCCGGGTGTTGCGGAATCCGCGCGGTGTTGCGTGACAAGCAGTTTGCTTCCCGTCACAGATGCGCATGCAGCAACACCGGCACCGCGCGCATGCCGGAAGCCCCGTGCGACGGGCTTCTCGATGCTGGCATCCGAATTGCAATAGGTAACCCGTGCGTCGCGCACGCACGTGCGTTCAACCGATCAAACAGGATGACTCATCGATGTTCAGGAAAAAACTAATCGTCACCGCGCTGGGGGGACTGCTGACGGGCGGCACCGTATCGTTGCCCGCATGGGCGGAAGATGGCGCGGTGACGGCGGCGCCGGACGCGAAGCCGGCGCAACCGGGCGCGGACGATGCAGCCGC is a window encoding:
- a CDS encoding MFS transporter; the protein is MSAPARVADAWRRERFTRGFMLLALASGTTISMAQLATTLYALALGVDSARLGIIAAMEPLGIALMTLPAGLLVARYGARRVYFVASMGPMLLNLVVPFAGAWPLIALTQVLIGLCIPFRIVSINGVFLARLAQIGLARAGWYRAAMSVGTGMVGPWLASGLIGAHGAVATFCAASASFAGMALFSRTLLGDAQPPAPRTQPETGGLRALLALAWSHDVREQLVLEAVNSATRSLAGAYTVVLAIQSLGLSQTKAVALLTLQGVVAVVALFGLGHVAQRMTARRCQALSLAGGVAGLLALGLARDVWIVGAGLAALCAGSSLLHLVNMQRLGRHPADKSQVSSLYNLASMTGAFCGPLAGSALVPVVGLPRVFLCWLPVVVLVAFALRVSTARREASQSATAKLS
- a CDS encoding ABC transporter substrate-binding protein: MTTLAAQATACDALWYTRCPVPTALGIAVHRGWFDEEFGPDGITLNSLQETADAGKRESHFDHSLPHSFRQGGNIPALWARARGADTRVIGLSWTNEFQAIVTLPDRGIRSVRDLRGRRLGLPRHPISIDFWRAAALKGFLSALELEGLGHGDAEWVDLPDERERRTGPASFTRGPHEYGIEIAALVRGEVDAVFVKGVEGLETVHLIDAQVVIDLGAHPDPLVRIGNGTPRTLTVDRALIDARPDLVSRFLSVVVGAGDWAARHPAETVAYIGRETRASDEWVRYAYGADVHRHLETGLAQTSIDGLVAFKDFLVEWGFLEQDFDARAWIDPAPFTRIDRQRHAWVA
- a CDS encoding LLM class flavin-dependent oxidoreductase, which encodes MAVEFLWRLPMHGDGRRAHDLHTRGEWNRQRASRVAPKVDDDDFGYIDYLSQVARAADIAGFHGALIPIFRFTEEPWVVAAALARETRRLRLLIALQPHFVHPVYAAQMAASLQRISRGRVEWNVVTGGGGPDQRAYGDFIDHDSRYARTDEFLDVVKGVAAGAPYTFDGRFYRVEAGGLLPPLSGQKPPRIYLAGASDAALAVAAKHGDVHLSWGEPLAKQKEVIDAARRALDRQNAERDLRFGMRIDILARETEEQAWAELRQMFATVSDATRNGFGGRGESSESVGAKRQFALHQGNTQHFDDLIVGPNLWAGMSQIRGGPGCVIVGSHEQVAERLAEYVDIGVSTFILASNPHLEEAYRVGEEVLPLVDGALNARGTQAALRVAGA
- a CDS encoding MotA/TolQ/ExbB proton channel family protein — translated: MNGIPTTFIVQGALWLLVVFSVVTWTLIVVKAIQSLRASARNRRYVSAFWAANSFHEAAALDGANSPVGELATTGFDALRRADESSAHDLEHSWSRHDLLERHLRQQIHNARRREEAGLAVLASIGSTAPFVGLFGTVFGIIHALTAITHSASASIDVVAGPIGEALVATGIGIAVAVPAVLAYNFFVRRVKAASADLDAFATDFVTLAQKAGFRVPAAAAAPAPARRADDTRQEAFA
- a CDS encoding ABC transporter permease, with protein sequence MPMHALASNGTRALRLPGPARLGGIALWWATPVAFVALWWLASAQRWFPPQLVVPPDRLAATLRTLLDTGELRDNLLITLHRLALGFVIGATGGAAFGILLARSRLFADYLRPTFDLLRQVPTLTLIPLLILLIGVDEPLKLVVVGKAVFFPVALAAYTGVHDAPRDLVEMARHYGLGRFALLCDVLLPAALPPLLTGVRIALARAWLALVAVELLSADSGIGQMMELARQMLRLDVVLIDVAVIGLIGFAIDRSIALVQRYALRWQTPAR
- a CDS encoding energy transducer TonB gives rise to the protein MRETAPIGDAAYLRNPAPDYPAFAQDQGWEGRVVLRVHVLANGSPDSVEVRTSSGRRMLDTAAVAAVKRWTFVPAKRGDEAVDGWVNVPIDFKLG
- a CDS encoding PhnD/SsuA/transferrin family substrate-binding protein — its product is MKPILSLTSLRRPLRALLAALPLAVASLTAPAAHAEDAPKVVRIAVVAYSSGGKTQYAGASALIDADKSLEKALAARHVTLQWVPVSTAAVGTLVNEAFTNGSIDFAGYGDLPSVVVNASGTHTRLIVPGGVGSNTYLVVPAGSTAKSIVDLKGKRIALNRGRPWEVTFSKLLAENGLKLSDFRIYNLDPQAGAAAVAAGRVDGFFTLSDAYSLVDKNVGKIIWSTKTAPDDWKMRAELWASDDFVRRYPDITQLVATAYVRAAHWISQPQNRDAYVKIPSASGQPESVVRREYADEATPWKEQWTPLFTPALTGHYRDVIAYSRQAGLTSAPVDVNALLAPTFVSTALKQLGLDGYWRADAAHVASR
- a CDS encoding ABC transporter substrate-binding protein; amino-acid sequence: MTDRPDSSSDKQQTFWYARSPVPTPLGIAVHLGWLNGETSADGVAIRSPRGDTRHDVSSISDHTLAQSFRQGGSIPAMWARSNGANTRVIGLSWVDESQLILARPESGIRSVKALRGRRIAIPSRPDDRIDIFRASALRGFVNALSLDGLTTRDVELVDVRARTLQAVGPARAANLFASPQGFSSRALYAAEAGALLRGEVDAIYVKGSTGLEIAQLIGAHVVIDIGFHPERAIRNNNGTPRPLTVNADVLANHPDIVAGFLKLVVAAGEWAGTHPDETAHYVAGETASSIDWVRAAYGNQLHRHLGVNLDDESIAALDDFKTFLHDHGFLEADFDVADWIDPRPLADVLRPSLQKRA
- a CDS encoding ABC transporter substrate-binding protein, giving the protein MSITASSNVQSIWYTRCPVPTPLGIAAHLGWLDSEFAGDGITVRALQETQHAALHHAHVDHSLDNAFRQGGSIPALWARAAGADTRVVALTWVDEAQAIVALPESGLTRPKDLRGRRIGLPRRDGERIDIFRAAALRGFVSALSLDGLGPADVEWIDVPASNLRASVSTPATRDAAFSHPASLSSRRLYAAEAAALVRGDVDAIYVKGSLGLETAHLIGAQPVVDIGFHPDPQIRINNGSPRPLTVNASTLERHPDIVSRFLARVTDVEGWARDHEQEVLGYLGRETGSGHDWLRLAYGADVHRRLRTDLDEASIAALDDFKRFLVEWRFLPADFDVRAWIDRRALDGIATLSRGAAR
- a CDS encoding ExbD/TolR family protein, which encodes MAFSSSSDNDDVLSEINITPLVDVMLVLLVAFIVTAPLLNNAVHVNLPNTVATAPADRKPNVTVSVDDKGVVYLDKRAVALAAVPAELAALKAGRPDVALDLQADEHVPYGTVAKLMAAIEHAGITRLSVLTAPRG